A single region of the Clostridia bacterium genome encodes:
- a CDS encoding ANTAR domain-containing protein: MSLKEQIYSVLVVSASEKFNQALPEVFPVSTFSPINFVSDLSAAKRAVSERSFDFVIVNSPLPDDTGIRFAIDTVSSYNTVVLFLAKAEQYSDAYDKLAEHGVFLLQKPLSKAVFQIASGWLVSARERVRKTEKKTLSIEEKMNEIRVVNRAKWLLISEVKMTEPDAHRYIEKQAMDRCIPRRRVAEEIIKTYG, encoded by the coding sequence TTGAGTCTGAAGGAACAAATATACAGCGTTCTGGTCGTTTCAGCGTCGGAAAAATTCAATCAGGCGCTGCCGGAAGTGTTCCCCGTTTCGACGTTTTCCCCGATAAACTTCGTTTCCGATTTAAGCGCCGCAAAGCGCGCGGTTTCGGAGCGCTCCTTCGATTTCGTTATCGTCAATTCTCCTCTGCCCGACGACACCGGTATAAGATTCGCCATCGACACCGTTTCGTCTTACAACACGGTCGTGCTCTTCCTCGCGAAAGCGGAGCAGTATTCCGACGCCTACGACAAGCTCGCGGAGCACGGAGTCTTCCTGCTGCAGAAGCCGCTGTCGAAGGCGGTCTTTCAGATAGCGTCCGGCTGGCTCGTCAGCGCGCGCGAACGCGTAAGAAAAACTGAAAAAAAGACCCTCTCCATCGAAGAGAAGATGAACGAGATACGCGTGGTCAACCGCGCCAAGTGGCTGCTCATCAGCGAGGTCAAGATGACCGAACCGGACGCCCACCGCTACATCGAAAAGCAGGCAATGGATCGCTGCATTCCACGCCGCAGGGTCGCGGAGGAGATAATCAAGACGTACGGGTAA
- a CDS encoding helix-turn-helix transcriptional regulator: MARSYNKLWKLMIDKKINKTQLCKAAGITTNAMAKLGRDESVPLETLEKICVVLNCTINDIVDVNK; this comes from the coding sequence TTGGCTCGTTCTTATAATAAATTGTGGAAGCTTATGATCGATAAGAAAATCAATAAAACTCAGTTGTGCAAGGCGGCTGGTATCACCACAAACGCCATGGCAAAACTGGGACGTGATGAGTCTGTTCCTTTGGAAACACTTGAGAAGATTTGTGTTGTATTGAACTGCACTATTAATGATATTGTTGATGTTAACAAATAA